The following are encoded together in the Oscarella lobularis chromosome 10, ooOscLobu1.1, whole genome shotgun sequence genome:
- the LOC136192366 gene encoding lon protease homolog, mitochondrial-like isoform X1 yields the protein MLAAKLSRSVLRGSRLLARTRLFSDAIYLSRRRPMGRVRLSPRRSEVLRCAVRFLSSNSDDNPDKTDEVVESSSTKEPAAEEEEDEAPTFALQTMTVPDIFPNVPVLAIPKNPVFPRFMKVVEVTDKKLMKLIRLKCRVGHPYLGVFLTKNDSHENEVVNDLSEIYDVGVFSHITELHDSNDKMRLVLMGFRRSRTQSLGSVKENGFLYRIQITGRHVEIDESDGEGKKSGAEVESEPLLMVETENVKNNPFKSDQEVKALSAEVIKTIRDIIALNPLFKESLAHLIDAGRKGVDNPAHLADFGAALTSADSEQLQAVLEEMDIPRRLRLTLELLKKEHAIVTLQHKLGREVEEKVNKTQRKYLLQEQLKIIKKELGLEKDDKDAVAEKFREKVKDRALSDEVRSVIDEELNKLSFLDNHSSEFSVTRNYLDWLTSMPWGIHSEETFDIRRAREILDEDHYGLQDIKDRILEFIAVSHLVNSAQGKILCFTGPPGVGKTSVARSIARALNREYFRFSVGGMTDVAEIKGHRRTYVGAMPGKAIQCLKKVQTSNPLIVIDEVDKIGRGFQGDPASALLEMLDPEQNANFLDHYLDVPVDLSKVLFICTANVTDTIPAALQDRMEIIQVSGYVEDEKKAIAQQYLIPVARKASGVKEEDLVFADESLSSLIKQYCRESGVRNLQKHVEKIFRKAALRIVQGETTSIAITSNNLSEYVGKPVFLSERMYDATPVGVVMGLAWTAMGGSTLYVETALKTPLGEESSERRPSLDTTGQLGNVMQESASIAYTFAKSFLSSRYSENRFFDKASIHLHVPEGATPKDGPSAGCTITSALLSLALDKPILQDVAMTGEISLTGKVLPVGGIKEKTIAAKRDGVKHVILPAGNRRDYEELADYIKSDIEVHFVERYEDVFNIIFPAEAR from the exons ATGCTAGCTGCAAAGCTCAGTCGAAGCGTTCTCCGAGgctctcgtcttctcgcGAGAACTCGTCTGTTCAGCGATGCAATTTATTTGAGCAGAAGGAGGCCTATGGGTCGCGTGCGAttgtcgccgcgtcgatcgGAAGTCTTGCGATGCGCCGTGCGCTTCCTCTCATCCAATTCTGACGACAATCCCGACAAAaccgacgaagtcgtcgagtCCTCTAGCACCAAAGAAccagcagcagaagaagaagaagacgaagcgcCGACGTTCGCTTTGCAAACGATGACTGTACCGGACATCTTTCCTAACGTTCCTGTTCTCGCCATTCCAAAGAATCCCGTCTTTCCGAGATTCATGAAAGTCGTCGAG gtGACCGATAAGAAATTAATGAAATTAATACGATTAAAATGTCGCGTCGGACATCCTTATCTCGGCGTATTTTTGACGAAGAACGATAG CCACGAGAATGAAGTCGTAAATGATTTGTCGGAGATCTATGACGTCGGCGTGTTTAGTCACATCACCGAGTTGCACGATTCTAACGATAAGATGAGACTGGTGCTGATGGGATTCAGAAGGTCGAGAACTCAAAGTTTGGGCTCAGTGAAAGAAAATGGCTTTCTATATAGGATCCAAATTACCGGACGACacgtcgagatcgacgaaAGTGACGGCGAAGGGAAGAAAAGTGGCGCGGAAGTGGAAAGCGAACCTCTGCTCATGGTCGAGACGGAAAACGTTAAAAACAACCCGTTCAAGTCTGATCAGGAAGTCAAG GCTCTGTCTGCCGAAGTCATAAAGACGATTCGTGACATTATTGCTCTAAATCCTCTATTCAA GGAATCGTTAGCTCATTTAATCGACGCCGGACGAAAGGGAGTCGACAATCCGGCTCATCTTGCTGATTTTGGCGCAGCCTTGACAAGCGCCGATTCGGAACAGTTGCAAGCAGTCTTGGAGGAAATGGAC ATTCCTCGACGACTGCGACTCACTCTTGAGTTGTTGAAGAAAGAGCACGCGATTGTCACTCTACAGCACAAGCTGGGACGCGAAGTGGAGGAGAAGGTGAACAAAACGCAAAGGAAGTACTTACTGCAAGAACAGCTGAAAATCATCAAGAAAGAACTAGGCCTCGAA AAAGACGACAAGGATGCTGTCGCGGAAAAGTTTAGAGAGAAAGTGAAG GATCGGGCTTTGTCTGACGAAGTTAGAAGTGTCATAGATGAAGAACTCAATAAGTTGTCCTTTTTGGACAATCATTCGTCAGAGTTTAG CGTCACTCGCAACTACTTGGACTGGCTCACGAGCATGCCGTGGGGCATTCACAGCGAAGAAACGTTCGACATTCGGCGCGCGAGAGAAATTCTAGACGAAGACCACTACGGTCTGCAAGATATAAAGGATCGGATCTTG GAGTTTATTGCAGTGAGTCATCTCGTTAATTCGGCTCAAGGAAAAATTCTCTGCTTCACCGGTCCTCCCGGCGTTGGAAAGACGAGCGTCGCTCGTTCCATAGCACGAGCATTAAACAGAGAA TACTTTCGATTTAGCGTCGGTGGCATGACCGATGTCGCCGAAATCAAGGGCCACAGGCGTACGTATGTCGGTGCCATGCCCGGAAAGGCGATCCAGTGTCTAAAGAAAGTGCAAACGTCGAATCCTCTAATCGTCATTGACGag GTCGACAAAATAGGGCGAGGATTTCAAGGAGATCCGGCATCGGCCCTTCTCGAGATGCTCGATCCTGAGCAGAACGCGAATTTTCTTGATCACTACCTCGACGTACCAGTCGATCTTTCCAAG GTTCTTTTCATCTGCACGGCGAACGTAACCGATACAATTCCCGCCGCTCTTCAAGATCGCATGGAGATCATTCAAGTTTCCGGTtacgtcgaagacgaaaaaaaggCCATCGCTCAG CAATACTTGATACCTGTCGCTCGCAAAGCATCGGGTGTAAAAGAGGAAGatctcgttttcgccgacgaatcTCTGAGCTCGTTGATTAAGCAATACTGTCGCGAGAGCGGCGTTCGTAATCTTCAAAAACACGTCGAGAAG ATTTTTCGTAAAGCCGCTTTACGAATTGTTCaaggcgagacgacgtcgatcgcgatcacGTCGAATAATCTAAGCGAATACGTTGGTAAGCCGGTGTTCTTGAGCGAGCGCATGTACGACGCGACTCCCGTTGGAGTCGTAATGGGACTCGCTTGGACGGCAATGGGCGGATCTACGCTGTACGTCGAGACGGCGCTTAAGACGCCGCTTGGCGAGGAGTCGAGCGAGCGTCGACCTTCTTTGGATACGACTGGCCAGCTGGGAAACGTGATGCAGGAGAGTGCGAGCATTGCTTACACGTTTGCAAAG AGCTTTCTGTCGTCTCGCTATTCGGAGAATCGTTTTTTCGATAAAGCGTCTATTCACTTGCATGTTCCTGAA GGAGCTACACCGAAAGATGGGCCGTCTGCCGGATGCACTATAACGAGCGCACTGCTGTCGCTTGCTTTAGATAAACCGATTCTTCAAGACGTCGCAATGACCGGAGAAATTTCCCTCACGGGAAAG GTTTTGCCTGTTGGTGggatcaaagaaaaaactatAGCC GCAAAACGCGACGGTGTCAAGCACGTGATTTTGCCGGCGGGAAATCGCCGAGACTACGAAGAGCTCGCCGACTACATCAAAAGCGACATCGAAGTCCACTTCGTCGAACGCTACGAAGACGTTTTCAACATAATTTTCCCAGCCGAAGCCAGGTAG
- the LOC136192366 gene encoding lon protease homolog, mitochondrial-like isoform X2, whose protein sequence is MLAAKLSRSVLRGSRLLARTRLFSDAIYLSRRRPMGRVRLSPRRSEVLRCAVRFLSSNSDDNPDKTDEVVESSSTKEPAAEEEEDEAPTFALQTMTVPDIFPNVPVLAIPKNPVFPRFMKVVEVTDKKLMKLIRLKCRVGHPYLGVFLTKNDSHENEVVNDLSEIYDVGVFSHITELHDSNDKMRLVLMGFRRIQITGRHVEIDESDGEGKKSGAEVESEPLLMVETENVKNNPFKSDQEVKALSAEVIKTIRDIIALNPLFKESLAHLIDAGRKGVDNPAHLADFGAALTSADSEQLQAVLEEMDIPRRLRLTLELLKKEHAIVTLQHKLGREVEEKVNKTQRKYLLQEQLKIIKKELGLEKDDKDAVAEKFREKVKDRALSDEVRSVIDEELNKLSFLDNHSSEFSVTRNYLDWLTSMPWGIHSEETFDIRRAREILDEDHYGLQDIKDRILEFIAVSHLVNSAQGKILCFTGPPGVGKTSVARSIARALNREYFRFSVGGMTDVAEIKGHRRTYVGAMPGKAIQCLKKVQTSNPLIVIDEVDKIGRGFQGDPASALLEMLDPEQNANFLDHYLDVPVDLSKVLFICTANVTDTIPAALQDRMEIIQVSGYVEDEKKAIAQQYLIPVARKASGVKEEDLVFADESLSSLIKQYCRESGVRNLQKHVEKIFRKAALRIVQGETTSIAITSNNLSEYVGKPVFLSERMYDATPVGVVMGLAWTAMGGSTLYVETALKTPLGEESSERRPSLDTTGQLGNVMQESASIAYTFAKSFLSSRYSENRFFDKASIHLHVPEGATPKDGPSAGCTITSALLSLALDKPILQDVAMTGEISLTGKVLPVGGIKEKTIAAKRDGVKHVILPAGNRRDYEELADYIKSDIEVHFVERYEDVFNIIFPAEAR, encoded by the exons ATGCTAGCTGCAAAGCTCAGTCGAAGCGTTCTCCGAGgctctcgtcttctcgcGAGAACTCGTCTGTTCAGCGATGCAATTTATTTGAGCAGAAGGAGGCCTATGGGTCGCGTGCGAttgtcgccgcgtcgatcgGAAGTCTTGCGATGCGCCGTGCGCTTCCTCTCATCCAATTCTGACGACAATCCCGACAAAaccgacgaagtcgtcgagtCCTCTAGCACCAAAGAAccagcagcagaagaagaagaagacgaagcgcCGACGTTCGCTTTGCAAACGATGACTGTACCGGACATCTTTCCTAACGTTCCTGTTCTCGCCATTCCAAAGAATCCCGTCTTTCCGAGATTCATGAAAGTCGTCGAG gtGACCGATAAGAAATTAATGAAATTAATACGATTAAAATGTCGCGTCGGACATCCTTATCTCGGCGTATTTTTGACGAAGAACGATAG CCACGAGAATGAAGTCGTAAATGATTTGTCGGAGATCTATGACGTCGGCGTGTTTAGTCACATCACCGAGTTGCACGATTCTAACGATAAGATGAGACTGGTGCTGATGGGATTCAGAAG GATCCAAATTACCGGACGACacgtcgagatcgacgaaAGTGACGGCGAAGGGAAGAAAAGTGGCGCGGAAGTGGAAAGCGAACCTCTGCTCATGGTCGAGACGGAAAACGTTAAAAACAACCCGTTCAAGTCTGATCAGGAAGTCAAG GCTCTGTCTGCCGAAGTCATAAAGACGATTCGTGACATTATTGCTCTAAATCCTCTATTCAA GGAATCGTTAGCTCATTTAATCGACGCCGGACGAAAGGGAGTCGACAATCCGGCTCATCTTGCTGATTTTGGCGCAGCCTTGACAAGCGCCGATTCGGAACAGTTGCAAGCAGTCTTGGAGGAAATGGAC ATTCCTCGACGACTGCGACTCACTCTTGAGTTGTTGAAGAAAGAGCACGCGATTGTCACTCTACAGCACAAGCTGGGACGCGAAGTGGAGGAGAAGGTGAACAAAACGCAAAGGAAGTACTTACTGCAAGAACAGCTGAAAATCATCAAGAAAGAACTAGGCCTCGAA AAAGACGACAAGGATGCTGTCGCGGAAAAGTTTAGAGAGAAAGTGAAG GATCGGGCTTTGTCTGACGAAGTTAGAAGTGTCATAGATGAAGAACTCAATAAGTTGTCCTTTTTGGACAATCATTCGTCAGAGTTTAG CGTCACTCGCAACTACTTGGACTGGCTCACGAGCATGCCGTGGGGCATTCACAGCGAAGAAACGTTCGACATTCGGCGCGCGAGAGAAATTCTAGACGAAGACCACTACGGTCTGCAAGATATAAAGGATCGGATCTTG GAGTTTATTGCAGTGAGTCATCTCGTTAATTCGGCTCAAGGAAAAATTCTCTGCTTCACCGGTCCTCCCGGCGTTGGAAAGACGAGCGTCGCTCGTTCCATAGCACGAGCATTAAACAGAGAA TACTTTCGATTTAGCGTCGGTGGCATGACCGATGTCGCCGAAATCAAGGGCCACAGGCGTACGTATGTCGGTGCCATGCCCGGAAAGGCGATCCAGTGTCTAAAGAAAGTGCAAACGTCGAATCCTCTAATCGTCATTGACGag GTCGACAAAATAGGGCGAGGATTTCAAGGAGATCCGGCATCGGCCCTTCTCGAGATGCTCGATCCTGAGCAGAACGCGAATTTTCTTGATCACTACCTCGACGTACCAGTCGATCTTTCCAAG GTTCTTTTCATCTGCACGGCGAACGTAACCGATACAATTCCCGCCGCTCTTCAAGATCGCATGGAGATCATTCAAGTTTCCGGTtacgtcgaagacgaaaaaaaggCCATCGCTCAG CAATACTTGATACCTGTCGCTCGCAAAGCATCGGGTGTAAAAGAGGAAGatctcgttttcgccgacgaatcTCTGAGCTCGTTGATTAAGCAATACTGTCGCGAGAGCGGCGTTCGTAATCTTCAAAAACACGTCGAGAAG ATTTTTCGTAAAGCCGCTTTACGAATTGTTCaaggcgagacgacgtcgatcgcgatcacGTCGAATAATCTAAGCGAATACGTTGGTAAGCCGGTGTTCTTGAGCGAGCGCATGTACGACGCGACTCCCGTTGGAGTCGTAATGGGACTCGCTTGGACGGCAATGGGCGGATCTACGCTGTACGTCGAGACGGCGCTTAAGACGCCGCTTGGCGAGGAGTCGAGCGAGCGTCGACCTTCTTTGGATACGACTGGCCAGCTGGGAAACGTGATGCAGGAGAGTGCGAGCATTGCTTACACGTTTGCAAAG AGCTTTCTGTCGTCTCGCTATTCGGAGAATCGTTTTTTCGATAAAGCGTCTATTCACTTGCATGTTCCTGAA GGAGCTACACCGAAAGATGGGCCGTCTGCCGGATGCACTATAACGAGCGCACTGCTGTCGCTTGCTTTAGATAAACCGATTCTTCAAGACGTCGCAATGACCGGAGAAATTTCCCTCACGGGAAAG GTTTTGCCTGTTGGTGggatcaaagaaaaaactatAGCC GCAAAACGCGACGGTGTCAAGCACGTGATTTTGCCGGCGGGAAATCGCCGAGACTACGAAGAGCTCGCCGACTACATCAAAAGCGACATCGAAGTCCACTTCGTCGAACGCTACGAAGACGTTTTCAACATAATTTTCCCAGCCGAAGCCAGGTAG